One genomic region from Cucumis melo cultivar AY chromosome 9, USDA_Cmelo_AY_1.0, whole genome shotgun sequence encodes:
- the LOC103499296 gene encoding 60S ribosomal protein L30-like → MAPAKKTKKTHESINNRLALVMKSGKYTLGYKTVLRTIRSSKGKLIILSNNCPPLRKSEIEYYAMLAKIGVHHYNGSNVDLGTACGKYYRVSCLSIIDPGDSDIIKSLPGDQ, encoded by the exons ATGGCTCCGGCGAAGAAGACC AAGAAGACTCACGAGAGCATTAACAACAGGCTGGCCCTTGTGATGAAAAGCGGCAAGTACACGCTCGGTTACAAAACCGTTCTTCGCACTATCAGAAGTTCCAAAG GAAAGCTTATTATTCTATCGAACAACTGCCCACCTCTGCGTAAATCCGAGATTGAGTACTACGCAATGCTTGCCAAAATCGGAGTTCACCACTACAACGGAA GTAATGTTGATCTTGGAACTGCTTGTGGCAAGTATTACCGTGTCTCCTGCCTTAGCATTATCGATCCAG GTGATTCTGATATTATCAAATCGCTTCCCGGCGATCAGTGA